In one window of Methanosarcina vacuolata Z-761 DNA:
- the engB gene encoding GTP-binding protein EngB: METSKTAAESGVSFEIIFVGRSNVGKSSLLRELFGAKVRVGKRPGVTLRPAHVHVSDLLITDMPGFGFMSGVKDRKQDIVKDKTVHYIEENAERIKLGVLVIDSSSFPQIVDRWDSKDQIPIDIEMFDFLREVGIDTIIAANKMDKVKESDYDSLLDEIAIRLGLEPPWQNWRHIIAPISAKKGDLKALKSLLRERLHEMKRDDLFKYV; this comes from the coding sequence ATGGAAACCAGTAAGACTGCAGCTGAAAGCGGAGTAAGCTTTGAGATAATCTTTGTAGGCCGTTCAAACGTGGGTAAATCCTCGTTGCTAAGGGAACTCTTCGGAGCGAAAGTAAGGGTTGGAAAACGCCCCGGGGTTACCTTACGCCCTGCACATGTCCATGTCTCGGACCTGCTTATCACGGATATGCCTGGCTTCGGCTTCATGAGTGGAGTAAAAGACCGAAAGCAAGACATCGTTAAAGACAAAACCGTGCACTATATCGAAGAAAATGCCGAAAGGATCAAGCTCGGAGTGCTTGTAATAGACAGCTCGTCTTTCCCGCAGATAGTAGACCGCTGGGACTCAAAGGACCAGATTCCGATAGACATTGAAATGTTTGATTTCCTCAGGGAAGTCGGGATTGACACCATTATTGCTGCAAACAAGATGGATAAGGTAAAAGAAAGCGATTATGATTCTCTTCTTGACGAGATTGCAATTCGACTCGGGCTTGAACCTCCCTGGCAGAACTGGAGGCATATAATAGCTCCTATCAGCGCCAAAAAAGGAGACCTGAAAGCTTTAAAAAGTCTGCTTCGGGAAAGGCTGCACGAAATGAAAAGGGATGACCTGTTCAAGTATGTTTGA
- a CDS encoding KEOPS complex subunit Pcc1, whose translation MKITGTIEFPDPESRKSAARILQALSPDNLRSMESEISNDKVAVHFHSEKIGSLLATVDDFLMNVKIGEGIEETMKKGDKVQES comes from the coding sequence ATGAAAATTACAGGTACAATTGAATTTCCGGATCCTGAATCAAGAAAATCCGCTGCGAGAATTCTGCAAGCTCTTTCTCCGGATAACCTTAGAAGCATGGAAAGTGAAATCAGTAATGATAAAGTTGCTGTCCATTTTCACTCTGAAAAAATAGGCTCTCTTCTTGCAACGGTTGATGATTTTCTCATGAATGTTAAAATTGGAGAAGGAATCGAAGAAACTATGAAAAAAGGGGATAAAGTCCAGGAAAGCTAA